Below is a genomic region from Mus caroli chromosome 13, CAROLI_EIJ_v1.1, whole genome shotgun sequence.
ttttttttttttttttggtttttcgagacagggtttctctttatagctctggctgtcctggagctcactttgtagaccaggctggcctcaaactcagaaatccgNctgcctctgcctcccgagtgctgggattaaaggcgtgcgccaccagcccggcaaatgagatttttttatgTGATTCGTATTTACATATGGTAATATATTAGGTCTTACCATCATCTTTTCCTCTGTATTATtctcattgctttttattttcattgttttttttagtTAGTAAAatccaagaaagaaacaaaggcagtattttcttattttggaaTTCACACCTCCCCAAATGATGACCCATCAAAGCCAGAGGAGCTTCATGCTCACCGTGACTCTGGCATTTGATGTTTGGTTTTAATGCAAACACCGTCACCACATTCTTTTTCAGTTGTGCTTTTTGAGACTGggaacccaggctgtcctcaaactacGTGGCCCCGGCTGGACTTGAACtcgagatcttcctgcttcaacttcCCAAGGGCAGAAGTTACAGGTGTAAGCCACTACTCCCATTAGCCAAAttcctttatatgtgtgtgcatgtgtctgcatcTGATGATGTTGGTTCCTAAGCCTCCATaccatacatgtggaggtcagagggcagcctaGGGTATTAGCCCTCAGGTACTCtactttttgtttgagacaagggcttCACTTTCAAGCTtcaggcatcctcctgcctccacctcccagcactgggagtacAGGTGCatgccaacttttttttttttttttaacttcttaaagAGACCTAGTGATTTATTACTCGGGTTCTCATGCTTGACTGAGCCACCCACCTATGAAGTCTTAGTGTTATTTCCAGGGAAGTAAACTGTAGTCTTTAAATGCATACGTCCCTCCTATAAGTGAAATATTTCATGaggttttattaaattttatcttaGGAAAGAATCAAAGCTGTTCCTGAACTTGCTTTGACGGTGAGACACTTAATCcatgttatttctgttttttttttaatgtattgcaTTTATTATTACATGCATATTGTATTTACTTATGATATATTATGTAAtttaagttattttcatttaCCTAAAACTCAGTGGCCACGTCCTTGTCTGCTTCAGTCAGCCACCACAAACGCACTTAGTTAACAAGCTACTGTGTGCTGTGGCGTCTCTCTGAGATAACAAGCAGACCCAGCAGAGTGGCCACTGGGAAAGGCATTCTCAAAGTCGGCTCATTTAAATACAGATACAAATACAGAAGGACTCTGACAAAGTTTTGAGGATGATGTATTGTTAAGAGccacagaaaaggaaagcaagacaaaagaaaggtaCCAAGAAGCCCTGCACACACCTCCTGCTGCTCCAGGAACTCCCGATGTCTGCGAGCCGCTTCGTGCCTCCACAGCTTTAGGCAGACCAGGGCGCTGACGAGATAAACTATCATGGTGACAAACAGGAAGATCATTGCAGCTATCTGACCTCCTTCTACCCGGCAGAACATCGCATTCATTGGCGTATTAAATAACGGGTAGTAGCAGAGTCCACCTCGGTTGGTATCGTTCACATAGACTATGGCTGCAGCCATGTACAAGATAAACAACGCAACGTTAACTCCGAACTCAGTCAAGGGCCACCAGTTAGAGTCCAAAAGGATGGTGCGGTAATACATGGACATGCCAAGCACCAGGATAATAATGGTGGTGATCCAAGCCAATCCAGCCACCACGAGTACAAAGGGGGTCTTGGGGCCACTGTAGTAATAACCCCCATACGTATTGCCGAGGCTGCCGAGACCTCCCATGCCATAGGGCTGTGTATAGCCAAACAAGTTGTACCACTCGCTGTCCTTGTGGATGTAAGCCGTGACACACGCGAAGACGCCGGCCCCCAGAAGCAGTTCCACCACACCCAGGATTCTCAGCAGGCCTGCCCACGACTTCATGTAGGCGTAGCGCAGATTGTATTCCTCTACCTTCTCACTATACGTCCGCGCTGTCTGTGTGCGCCGGTCTAAGGATGCATAGGGGTCGTGGGGAAACATGGTATCTGCCTCGTGCTGGGAATTAAAGGTGCCTTGCGACCCTCTGGAAGGGTCTTTGTAAGGGTGGTGGTTTGCTCTTGCTGGAGAGGCTGGAGGTGAACACTCCACACCATCGGAGATGTATCTGATATCAGACACCGGGTTATCCCATTCTGGgtcctttttcttccctctgaagAAATTTTTCCAGGAGTCGGGAACAAAGCGTCTTACCGGCTTGAGGTCTGGTGCCACGGCTGGCTCCTCTGTGTCACTTGAGTAGAAGCTGGGGCCGAATGGTGGCTGtaatgggagagggggaggaggcagaggatctGCGCTCACTGCCAactcactgctgtgaagagactggAAGGTTCTTATGGTACCATCTGGACAAGACGTGTCCCTGGGAACCTCACTATAGCCCCTGTCCCGAATCCTGGACCTTCCGTCACTTGACGACATTTGTGATTTTCACACCTGTGGCCAAAATTAAAGGTATCATTTATGCTTACTTTATCCTTCATAAATAAAATCCAGTTATTTTACTCACTTAATTACAAAACGTATTCAGGCGGCAAACATGATTATACCCAAGTTTTATTGTatattaaatgataaatatatatttattatatttataatatataaaatgatattttaaataaatgtaacaattaGATTTATCCAGAAATATACTTAAGTATTCTATGACATGTTAAGAGCAGTTTTAAATATTAGTTTCGGACTTTATATACTAAAACATTTAAGTCTAATTTATGTACGACTCTtatagacaaaaaataaaaacaaaaacgagCAATACAGAATGTTAATATATTCCCAAGTACAGTCTTGTCTTTAAACATCTAAATCAAAATATTTACGAGTCTGAGCATACCAAAAATTTTGGCTCATCAAAtactcttcattttcattaggcCACTTTTTGCTTTGGAATGGCTAAGGGGCCATTAAAGCAGTTGTAACAGGCAGCAAGTAGGAGGCCTTTCCCTTCCTAATCAAAAAGTTAGCCGAGGGGTTAGAACtctgactcagaggttaagaccactggctgctcttctgaagttacTGGgcgattctcagtacccacatggggggctcacagatggttgtaaccctagtcccaggggatccgacgccctctgctggcctctagGGGACTGCATCTATGTGGTGCACTGACATCTATGCAAGCAAAACccgcatacacacaaaataagataaacagTCTGGAAGGCTTGCTTCTTTCCTCCTAAAATGTCAACAGCTGGCACTAGACTTAGAAACTGAGCTCTCCCAGGTAAAAACGTCACAGGCGTGGCTCCCCAGAACCAGCAGCACTAACCGTGAATACCACTGTTCACACAGCAATTATCTAAAGGCAATTTGCTGTTACCATAGACAACTAAAGCATTTTAGGATTAGAATAACTAGAATTCAATAtacctgaaaaaaatttaaaattttttcaaaatacACTTTGACTAAGTCTATTGCCTTCCTTGATGAAAGCAATGACctaaatatatatacaacatatacaattGGGGgcgggggataaaatatggagtgtaaataaataaattaatttaatttaaaaacaaaaacaaaacccacttgcTGATAATATACTACTAGGTTCACCCTTTAACTTgtttatgcctttttattggatattcaaGTAGACATATGGTACTATACTTGAAATTAGGACAAATTTAAATGGGTGCTCTTACTTTAAGGTGTTGAGGAATTTGGAAGTCCTAAGGCATAATTTTACTTGTAAAATGGAGGCCCATTAGTCAACAAAGATTGTCTGAGAACCTTCCATGAATCAGACACACCAAGGTTGTATTTAAGTTCCCTGCCTTTATGGAATTTAGATCCTACTGTGGGTGGCAGGTGATGGAGAAGCAAAATGCATAATGCCCCAAGGGTCAAAGTCtttaagaggagaaaagagggccCTGCAGGCAGTGGGGTACAGCTTTAGCAAGGTGAGGGAAGTCTTCATGGAGGAAGcaacaaatatagaaataaaggTGAAGGTAGAAACCAAGGGGACCTCTGGGTGCTCTAGGCAAATGGAACAGCTACGCTGCCTAACATGCCAAGGAAATACCCAGTCAGAGAGCTCAGCAAGGAGGCAACAGAATGATACACACAGTAGGTCCAACGCCAAATGAATCACTTAAGACCTTAAATCCACTGGCTATGAAAGGGATGTAAGAAGCCATCCGAGGATTGGGAGTTGAGGAGTGACAGGATCTGACTTGTTTTAATAGGATCTCTTTGGATGTGGTATTCGGAGTTCAACCCAGAAGGTGAAGGCTGACATGAGGAGGCTGTTGATACATGCCCCAAAGGATCATGGGAAGAGCCATGGAGACAGCGAGGCCTTACATTCTAAATGCAGGACATGTAAAATAAGTGGTCACTGAAGAATTTAAACGTAATCAAAATTGGGAAGGGTAGCATCGGGCACCTCCGCATCCCACAGGTCAGCTTCAATAACACCCCCTGTAAGACCAATCCTCTTCAGAGTTCACTATtccttccctgtcctagccctcTACCGAATTACTTAGAAGCAGGCtcagagggtctggagagatggctcagtggttagcgacaatggctgctcttccagaggacctgggttcaattcccagcattctaTGGAGGCttcaaccaactgtaactccagttccaaacgATCTAACAGGCTCTTCAGCTTTCatgagcactgcacacatatggtgcagacacacatgcaggcaaaacacccacataaaacaaacaaacaaacaaaaatgctagaCTTCTATCTGATTGCTTTATGGTAAATTCATTTCTCCATCCCTGGAGAATAGGAGAATAGCAGGTTTCCTCGAGAGTTTCAGCAGCCCCTTAGGAATCCAAGTGGAGATGCAGCCTGTCCAGAGAGAAGATACTGTCACCAGACCAGACACAACCACCCAACAGTGGTTTTCAGCCTTCTTAATGCTTctaatcctttaatacagttcctcatgttgtggtgaccccccccccagccatagAATTGtcttgttgttacttcataactgtaattttgctaccgttacgaactctaatgtaaatatctgttttccgaTGGTCTCAGGGGATCCCTGTGAGAGGATCAGGCCCCACGGATTGAACCATTATAATAGATGGAACACAGAGGAAAGAGTCCGGGAAGACATTTCAGGGTCCTCTAAGAAGACACCCCAAGTCTGGAGGATTAACTGTGATCACCCAGAAAGGTGTGCAAGGCAAACCAGAAGCTCTCCAGATGacaactgtcttagggtttttacggctgtgataaaacaccattaaCACAAAACTTACGGGGAAATGGTTTACTTTCACTTACAATACTCAAGTCACTCTGCAGTACTGagagaactcagggcaggaacccggaggcaggagctgatgcagaggccatggaggagtgttgcttactggtttCTCCGCTTGGCTTGctaagtttgttttcttattatccAGGACCAGCGGCTGCACCATTCATAGAGACCTGGGCCCTCGGATGTAAATCACCAATCAAGTAAATGGACCACAGGTTTGCCCGCACACAGGTCAATCCAGTGGGGGcaattttctcaactgaggttcggTCTTCTAAGAGGACcgtaacttgtgtcaagttgacataaaacctgCTCGCACAACAGCAATTATTTTTGCCCCTTTGTCTTtatctctttgttcttttaaaaaagacaacGTTTACATCTAACACATGCCTAAAAATGTAGAAgcaaaaaacacaacaaataaacGGAAGAAGGTTTGAGGTCTTTAGGGTGTATATAGTTTGCACG
It encodes:
- the Marveld2 gene encoding MARVEL domain-containing protein 2 isoform X2, translated to MSSSDGRSRIRDRGYSEVPRDTSCPDGTIRTFQSLHSSELAVSADPLPPPPLPLQPPFGPSFYSSDTEEPAVAPDLKPVRRFVPDSWKNFFRGKKKDPEWDNPVSDIRYISDGVECSPPASPARANHHPYKDPSRGSQGTFNSQHEADTMFPHDPYASLDRRTQTARTYSEKVEEYNLRYAYMKSWAGLLRILGVVELLLGAGVFACVTAYIHKDSEWYNLFGYTQPYGMGGLGSLGNTYGGYYYSGPKTPFVLVVAGLAWITTIIILVLGMSMYYRTILLDSNWWPLTEFGVNVALFILYMAAAIVYVNDTNRGGLCYYPLFNTPMNAMFCRVEGGQIAAMIFLFVTMIVYLVSALVCLKLWRHEAARRHREFLEQQECEAAISDRQRDQEVNVKDLRTTTKMTPELLSGHIPPGHIPKPIVMPDYVAKYPVIQTDDDRERYKAVFQDQFSEYKELSAEVQAILRKFDELDAVMSRLPHHSENRQEHERISRIHEEFRKKKNDPSFLEKKERCDYLKNKLSHIKQRIQEYDKVMNWDTQGYP
- the Marveld2 gene encoding MARVEL domain-containing protein 2 isoform X1; this encodes MSSSDGRSRIRDRGYSEVPRDTSCPDGTIRTFQSLHSSELAVSADPLPPPPLPLQPPFGPSFYSSDTEEPAVAPDLKPVRRFVPDSWKNFFRGKKKDPEWDNPVSDIRYISDGVECSPPASPARANHHPYKDPSRGSQGTFNSQHEADTMFPHDPYASLDRRTQTARTYSEKVEEYNLRYAYMKSWAGLLRILGVVELLLGAGVFACVTAYIHKDSEWYNLFGYTQPYGMGGLGSLGNTYGGYYYSGPKTPFVLVVAGLAWITTIIILVLGMSMYYRTILLDSNWWPLTEFGVNVALFILYMAAAIVYVNDTNRGGLCYYPLFNTPMNAMFCRVEGGQIAAMIFLFVTMIVYLVSALVCLKLWRHEAARRHREFLEQQEINDPSLSSKRKMCEAAISDRQRDQEVNVKDLRTTTKMTPELLSGHIPPGHIPKPIVMPDYVAKYPVIQTDDDRERYKAVFQDQFSEYKELSAEVQAILRKFDELDAVMSRLPHHSENRQEHERISRIHEEFRKKKNDPSFLEKKERCDYLKNKLSHIKQRIQEYDKVMNWDTQGYP